Part of the Zingiber officinale cultivar Zhangliang chromosome 6A, Zo_v1.1, whole genome shotgun sequence genome, AAGAAATCAGAACATATGCTGATTTCGACTTTAGTTCATGTGTAAGAACTCAAATGAAATATATGTTGTTCTTTTTGCACTGCATCTTTAATTATGTATTTATGTCTCACAGTGGTTTCCCTAGCATCTCCAATTATGCTATTCTTTTTGCTATATTTTCATAGCGGAACAAAGTAGCACATGTATTTTTCGTTTGCTCTATTCTCCATTATTTTATGCTTAATTATTTTTCTCTTAAAAGTTATTGTATGGTGTGAATTATGACATTTATTTTCAGCTATTACCACcgaaaatttcttttgcataatactgatggtattaTTTTCTGTGACAGATACACGGTGGTAGGTGTTTTGTTCCAGTCTCAAGCCGTCAATCCATTTTGATCAatatatctagtagaagtaagcatgcagatTGTTGTCTTAGAGGCCGGCTAGCTATTTTgtgctttttttttgttttaaatttgaatatcACTAACTACTTTGAAACATAaatatttaatctttttgtatagttgaattctcctgtaaatactaatactttgtaattgaattctattgtttggtacgagtttgaaatcattagctaagctaattaatgctattttatatgtcaaatttgAATCTGgatatgataaaagaaaattaatagttttgtaaatataaaaaatgattttgtaaatagattttttttattttttttaaaaaagacaacgcttttaaagcgttgcaataatgatgtttttacaaaaaatacacaacgcttttaaagcgttgcaaaagcgttgtctttgctacaaacgacaacgctttaaaagcattgtgtatttttttcttgtagtgtaaaaatttccagaaacaaattaggaagttttaattttgtgtttaaaactttccttccttggaggattagatatggccgaccacattgatagagaaaaggaaattattttaatcaattaaattttcctttctatggcaaagaaaataaagaagtttttattaaaactttccttatttaccaagaccaaggaatataaaagagagggtagaggtgcctcaccacaTAGCACATAATcttgtattcctctcttctattccttgtggtggccgaccctcatcttcttcctctcctccttttcttcttcattggtggccggcggcatcaactctcaaggagcttgttggtggccggattttgcttggagaagaagtagagaaaggaggctttgtttctagcatcccttggagcttggtggtggtggttgaaccttatcttttcttggagattttgtggtggccgaaacttgcttggagaagaagaaagcttgggtggattctcgtctcggtagatcgtcgcccacacgacgtccaagataagaagaggaatacgacagaagattgtgaggtctataagctataaaaggtataactagttattagtttccgcatcataactagtttatctttttgtttagatcttgaaataccaaacacgaggctagtgattctaggtttcggatttgtgattcgaagttgtgttttttgtatttttgatcttgtgatttgattgttctttttggttaaacctagggttactataaggagattaaatattgaatttctttgaaagattttgtcgaggcaatggtggatgttcccatacccaagaaggtcaagtgtctcaccatgtttgacctgggagcgatctctaaaatagatatttaatccaatttgtaacatgggtgagtttggatcaataatattaagtatcgtttgcgatccaagtctaaacctctaagaatagacaagttaaatttagaatcagtaatgttaagttctgttacgattccatatttaatttctaaagaacataataggttgttaggataggttcaggacttgtataaaattttttgtacaggggaaccggtacgacattccgagtagcaaccaataatatAGTGATGCGATGGCTATCAACACTCGTATGgatgtaatccttgtcaccggtgagtatgtatcaaaGTAGTCAAAGCCTTCCTTTTGCTTGTACCTTTTGGGTACAAGTCTGTGTTGGTGTtgaaaggttgcaaacatagtcccacattgaaaacacatgggaaagatcatgggtatgaaaaggtagtctcgtcatttttgcttccacACACACTTCATATTTGTGTGtttcgtcaacattgacgtttgataataaatttaacttgacgAGATGTTTTAGAGTATTATTATTGACATGTCCaagtcgatcatgccacaaattaaaacactcaacaacagctagaagcttttattttattaccatcaaattcatggtgtacagtcattacaaccattttgaatataCTCTCTTCTAAGTACCCTTTACCTACAAATACACCATTTTTCATAAGTACAAAGTTGTTTGACTGGAACACTAGTTTGAAACCGGTCTTAACAAATGCTGATCCAGAAACTAGGTTTTTCCTGATTTCAggaacatggagcacatcaatGAGCGTTAGCTCTTTCCCAGACGTCATTTTCAGAACAACTTTCCCGAGTCCGACAATCGGGGATGTCAtggaattgcccatatagagctttcttccacttattggagtatacttggagaacatcgccttatcagaACAGATATGACgggttgctccagtatcgatccaccactgcttcgggttatcCACCACCGTGTTGGCTTCAAACacgaccgcagtgagatccaattcCATGTCGTCAGAAGTTACGACTTGGTTTGCAGCATCCTTTTGACTCTTGGTTGGTTTTTTCGGGTGTCTACAATCCTTGGATATGTGTCCtggctttccgcagttgtagcatgtGTCCTTGAATTTCTTGCCTTAAGCATTCTTTTTGAATTACTTCGGTTTTTTGTCTTTTGGCTCAGCCAGGTTGGACATCTCGTCGACTGCCCGCTtcgttcctctggagtcggacaTCTTTCGATTATCTTCCTCTATTCGTAACTTCAGGATTAGGTCTTCAAgtcctatctccttttgcttgtgctttaggtaatttttGAAATCTTTCCACGATGGAGGGAGTTTCTCGATTACCGTGGCTACTTTGAacgactcgttcagcttcatgtcTTCGGCATCCAGATCATGCATTATCAGTTGcatgtcttggacttgagatgttaCGCTCTTGGAATCCAACattttgaaatccagaaaccgactgacgatgaatttcttcaacctGGTGCTTTCAgttttgtatttcttttcaagTGACTCCCATAGAGATTTTGCCGTCTCTATTGAACAATATACATTATACAATGCGTTGAGAACGTAGTTACGACACAGGAAATCTCCGTGCGACCACGCATTGCATGCATCCTTACTATCGAAattaccttccgtagcggctggcgggTCTTCATGCAAAAATCGTACAAGGTTCATTGTTGTCAGGTAGaacaacatcttctgctgccatcttttgaagtccgCTCCGTTGAACTTTTCCGGCTTCTCTCCGGTTGGAACGACAGTTGGAATGTCATTGATTCCAGCCATCAGTTTACACGAAAAAAATTCGTCTTAAAAATGTTGGGTCCTTTAATGCTGATGCAAACTGAGTGCAGGTAGAATGATGGTATATCACCGTTTTCGGCTAAGTCAAGGCTAGAGTTAGgctctatctctttaagacgaaTTTGCCCCGCACACGGTGCTCACGAAATACGACAATCGTCTTCCAAGATACAACAACTTTTATTTTGTGATAGCAGCACTGCAAATTGTAAGACCTCCGAACCAAGgaagcttcttgaactctccaatgcaagaatgcaatgcttgctttgcttggaaggaagtGAGTGAATAAATGAGTATGTGAGGGACTTTATTTATACATATGAAAGAGTATAAGAACCTTTTGGTTCAATTATATCTCATCCATCCATTTCAAAATAGGTGATGTAGATCGCATCCTTTCCTAAGAGGTATACTACCTCTTCATTAAATGGATCCTTTAATCATCCAAAAGATATTTAAACACTCTAACATTGCTTTTAGTTAAAATAGGACATTTGTCAGATTTGGAGAATCATGATTCCAAATTGTATAGCGTATCTTGTTGATCCTCATTAAGGAGTTTCTTCCATACATGAGAAGGGATCGACAAGTTGACTGAAAAAAGTATGTGTTCTTGTCGTTGACAATATCTGAGAGACAAATATTTGTGATATCTTATATTTGTGATccacttcatttttttttcttcttgtttttttttggtTGTTGCATTCTATTTGTTTGTATTCCCACAATGTAGTTATCTTGAATCCCTATGTTGAACTGGATTCTCTATTTGTATTCCTACATTCTTCTAGTTATCTTGATGTCTGCCATCTATGAGGAACACAAAGACGAGGAAGGTTTTCTTTACATGACATACAGCAGCGAGAACACAGTTGGTGGCTATGGAGATCGAACGATGATGAGATTGTCATCATTTGTGATCTTGTCTGAAATCGATGAAGATGATCAATTGAAGATGTGACTGCAAAGTTAACACGGCGAAGACTCTACGTAATCCTACAATACAAAAGTGTCAGTGTCGGACTGGGAAGAGATTCCTGGTGTtggtcctctgacgctcaagttagtctccggtgcgtagaagaaaaggaaaactgTAACTAAAGCGTGTGTAGAATGAAGTTGCGTATACCTCCTGTTGTAGATGAGAgcccccttttataatattcttgtaGTGTTCGTGCACACATCCCAAAGTATAGACACGTTTTCCTAGATGTACGAGGAAAAGATAAATCGAAAGTGTCTTTGATACTATTCCTTAAGTAGTTATGGAATTCTCTTATATGACAGCTTAAAAGCTTCTAAAGTATGATTGTTTACTGGACATGCCCTGTTGTCAGCGGTATAAACTCTCAAAAGGATATGATAAGATATTTAGTGGGATCGTGCGCAACCGACGGGAGTCCACTCGGCCGAGCTATCCCTGATTGATAGTGTCCTTAGGGCCTACCGGCTCGTCTCTTTCCTTGCTTCCTGATCATCGTCGGTTATCCTCATTTGATTGGACATAGAGCCTGGTTAGCGAGATCAATTGTTGCTGAGCTTTCTTTGTGGCCGGAGGATTATTCTATCCGGTCGGACAATGCCCATCTTACTTGTCCCCTAAACTTGTGTTGTCTGTTCAACCATACTTGATTCGTTTGATCGACTTAGACATCTCGTTTGACTTTATCTTCCACCTTGATCGATCTTGTTTTACTTTTGACTTACCTTTGATGGAATCCCTCGGATCAATTCAATAGGATGAAAATACTAAGAGCAAATTGTGTACATATTTCTGATATTGAGGTAAGTTTGTGTTCCATAAAGATGAACTCAAGCTGGAAACTCAGTCACATGTAACCCGGGAACAATGGTGACATTTGTTCTAGTTTAATAATTTACTCCAATGATATAGTGCATCGCTCTTTTATTTGGAATCATTTTTCGAATTGTTTTGGATTTTGCGATTCTAAACTCGAAAGTAATCAGTAATAGTGCATATCGATTTATCAAAAACACACATTGTCGATGCAGTCATTGGGTATAAAATGAAAGGCtctaatttcatttcatttggcGAGCAGCTCCTGCGCCAGGGCTTCCATGTTTACAAAGGAAGATCCACCATCTTCCCATGCCTTCTTAGCCGCCGCCATCATCTCCCCGGCCTTCGCCCTCACTCTCCTTCCTTCCTCGCTCTCCCCCATTAACGCCCTCACTCCCCTCTCCAACTCCTCCGCCTTCACAAAGTTATCATTCGCCCTCTCCACCTTCAGCTGCAGCGCCACCCCCATCTCCTCCTCCATCACCACCGCGTTCGAATGCTGCTCCGCGTACAGCGGCCACCCCAACAGGGGGACCCCGCACTGCAGGCTCTCCAGGCACGAGTTCCACCCGCAGTGCGTCACGAATCCCCCCACCGCCCGGTGAGCTAGTATCTCAACTTGCGGCGCCCACGACGGCCATACCATCCCCCTCGCCTTCGTCCGCTCCAGAAACCCCTCCGGCAGAACCTCCTCCAGCTTCGCATCCGCCGGCTTCCGTCTACCgtacacctcctcctcctccgccacccGGAGCACCCATAAGAACCGGCACCTGCTACGCTCCAGCCCCGCCGCTATCTCCCCCACCTGCGCCGCGTTGAAGCAACCTCCGCTCCCGAAGCAGAGGAACGCCACCGAGCGTGCCGGCTGCCCGTCGAGCCACACGACGCACTCGTGCTGCCTATTTTTCTCGCCGTCCTCACGCGCGATCAGCGGACCGACGGGGTACACCGGCGGTGTCCGACGGCCGGGCGCGCAGAGACCCTCTTCCAGCGCCCGCAGCGTCACCGGCTCAAGATTCGTGAAGGTGTTGATCACGATGCCTTTAAGCTCGGAGCAGCGCCGGCCATGGTGGATGAAGCAAGTGTACCTCCTGCTCTTCTTCCTCATAAAGGGCGACGGCATCGAGATCGGCGGGATGGGGCACACGCCCGGAACCCTCacctcttcttccatctcctCGAACTCCACGGGGAACTTCTCCTCGAGGGTTGGGAGATAGAGCATAAGAGCGAGGCAGGCGGCGTTGGAGGCGAAGTAGACATAGCAAGGGACACCGAGCTCGGCGGCGACGTCGATCGCTCCCGTGGCAAAGAAGTCGACGATTAAAGCGGCTAAAGGGGCGTCGTCGGAGCGCAATAGGTCATGGAGCACGGATTTGATTTGCTGTTTTTGCTCCTCCATGTAAGCGAATATGAAATCCTCGGGTCCGTCGAAGTCCTTGGGCAGATCGACGGGCTGGAGATGGCAGAAGTCGATGTCGAGGCCGGAGGCGACGACGGTGGCGATACAGTCCTCAACGGGTAAGGCAGGGAGAGGAGCGATGAGGACGGTGACGTGGAAGTGGTAGCGGTGGAGGAGTTTGGCAAACTCGAACATGGACATGATGTAGCCGGCGCCGGGGATCGGGAGGAGCACCACTTTGCCTTTCGCCATTTTCTCTGTAGAGCCGAGGAGAAAATTCGAAAGCAAATCAAGATCTCACATTACCCTCTGTTTGGATAAAGTGAGGAAAGGTTATTAATAGAAAGGGAAGGGAGAGAAGGAAAGGGAAGTGAagggaagtaaagtatttaacttctcCTTATTTGGAAGGGATGGAAGGTTCATTAACATGTTACtaaatagataaagttacaaaaatatctttattttttaaataagaaaatttttataatattaatatttattttataaatataaattagatatttttaataataaaattgattttttatatcatcatttaaattaattattttttaataaaaaattaaattttttatactattcataacaaaacaatgaattaccgataatcaaataattaaatgagaaataataaaaataatgattttagaaatcttaaataaaaaaatttgaaaaataacacCGTTAACGAGAATttctattctttaaaaacttattaaattttgatgaaaaaatttaaaaatagtagatattctcttaaattttgacgacaaaaataatttcttaaaattagaaattgaaatatttcttaaactattaagaacagggataaaattggaataaaaaatattttgttttccctttcccttccttacaccccaattcggGGTGTAAGAAAATCTCTCTTTCCATGGATAATGAAGGTTAAAActtacccttccttacctttccttcccttttctcaCTCCCTCCCAAACGAGATTCAAAGTTTCCCTTCCCCTTATTTAcccttccttccccttccctcATCTCCTCCCAAACAGACCATTAGATACGACTAGGGGCGAGCAGTGAATCcgccaaaccgaccaacccgcttataccgacccgaaccgaaccgaaccgaaaaaaaatGATCCGTCGGATATAGAgccggatgtagggtcctaatattacattatctgatctagtagggtcggatagttttttatcccaataaccgaaccaacccgatccgatcacccctacttgcagcaactaatgttgataagttgttacacgttgtagcaactactgccgaaaagctgctacacattgtaatagttattttcaattagctgctataacatgtaatgagtaatgtctattatcattttaaaaaattttattttttttgttatatttatatttatattttatatttcattggatatagggtcggatatccaaataactgacaacccgtcgGATATATGAAACATAAGAACCGCCGGATATAGGACCGGATGTAGGTCTCGattttgcattatctgatctaatagggtcggatagttttttaCCTCAATAATCAAACCAACTCGATCCATGATCACCCCTAGATACGACCCCGAGGAGATTTaacatatttatttttacaaatcccttttaatttattCGATAAAATTCCTGATTTAATCTTTTGCtaaaatttagtttaataaagttttaattatCCTTCAATATTTCTTCCCTTCTATCTAATGCAACTAACTTTCTCTCTCACGCACACGCATAAGGCTCATCAATGATTTTGTGGGTCCTCTAAATTTCTTCACctgcttattttttaaaaaaatcttttaaatcattaatgaaTTAATAATCTCTAATGGCTCAAAAAAATACACATCATTCACATTAGCATGTCCCCCTCAGAACAGTAcaataattaaaatatgcacatcATCCATGACTCAGCTCTAAGTCTCGACATTTTCTCCTTGTCAGATTTCAACATCATCTCTTGCTCGGCTCCAAATCTTGATGTCAAACGTAAACTTCTTTTGTTTCCAAGGTCAATCTGTTACACCTTAGAGTGTACTTGTCCCATAAAATCATATtgtatctcttttataataatgACAAATGAAATCTGAATACATAGTCATAGATCATACTAACCACACAACGGaagaataaaaacaaacatactCACAATAGGATAAAGGGATTCACACAATCCCACAACAAACAATAGAAAGCATACATAAGAGAGGGATTTATCTAATCCGCTCAACAAAATATAGAAACTAACACCACTACATACCGATACAACTTATACAACATGTACAAGTCCGAATAAAAGGATATCACAAGGATAAAATCCACGAATGaaacaaaatataaatacaaacaaCAAGACACAATGGGGAAAATACGATCTCGAGTGTGATGTGGGATTGACAGCTAAGACCTCTAAGTGAAACgatattgtaggatcgaaaagaacgctagtggggggagggggtgaatagcgatcacgAATATCGATAGCAAATTAATCGAAGTATAGAGCGGAAGAAAAATGAATCAATGctagttttacttgattcggagccttcgacgactcctactccaaggcgcgcactcgtcgagtgctttcgttgggcaatccactaacagTTCACAAAAGATTACAggaattaagtacaagaattggaaAAAATTACCAACAACAACAGTAGAATTGAAAAGTCTTGGTCGTCGGTTGTCGGTGGAGCGTAGCAGCTTTGCGTGAGCCTTTTCAGAGCaccgagcaagaagaaaacttgtAGTGATTGTTGTTCTGAAGTTCAAGGTTGAaagcctttaaataggtccattccggACACCTGGAACCCCTTCGAGCGCTTGTACCACGTGGCTCAGTTAATCGACGCTCTCCACATTAGCTTGTGGATGAGTTTTTGGGTCCGAGTGTCTGGACTAACTCCGAGCCCCCGGACCGCCTGGGCTCCTGCGGCTTGCCCAAGCGAACttggtccgggcgtccggactcCTTCTgaaacgacccgacccctcggccccttgggtggccacaatggcggcccatTAGGGGGCCCCTTGGGCagccacaatggcggcccaactggcgaccccttatgtcgtcgaccgacgaccctcaggcatgtgtcgttactcacaaagacttcccacccctggccagtggatttttgccttccccaggattcgaactctagacctccaggctaagtactagagtttatgaatcctagtagccaagtggtcgctcacttggttaccatgattcataaactctagtacttatcctggaggtctagagttcgaatcctggggaaggcaaaaa contains:
- the LOC121998568 gene encoding UDP-glycosyltransferase 88B1-like, whose amino-acid sequence is MAKGKVVLLPIPGAGYIMSMFEFAKLLHRYHFHVTVLIAPLPALPVEDCIATVVASGLDIDFCHLQPVDLPKDFDGPEDFIFAYMEEQKQQIKSVLHDLLRSDDAPLAALIVDFFATGAIDVAAELGVPCYVYFASNAACLALMLYLPTLEEKFPVEFEEMEEEVRVPGVCPIPPISMPSPFMRKKSRRYTCFIHHGRRCSELKGIVINTFTNLEPVTLRALEEGLCAPGRRTPPVYPVGPLIAREDGEKNRQHECVVWLDGQPARSVAFLCFGSGGCFNAAQVGEIAAGLERSRCRFLWVLRVAEEEEVYGRRKPADAKLEEVLPEGFLERTKARGMVWPSWAPQVEILAHRAVGGFVTHCGWNSCLESLQCGVPLLGWPLYAEQHSNAVVMEEEMGVALQLKVERANDNFVKAEELERGVRALMGESEEGRRVRAKAGEMMAAAKKAWEDGGSSFVNMEALAQELLAK